The genomic interval CGATGATGGATCCGGAATTACAATAGATTCAGAAGGTAATGTTGTAGTACCACCAGGCACAACACCTGGAAGTTATGAATTATCCTATACTATTTGCGAAGTAGCTGTGCCTACAAATTGTGATACAGCAATAATAGAAATAGTAGTAAATGAGTATACTAATCCCCCAGTAGCAGTTGATGACACTATTAATACAGCAGTGGTTGGAAATAGCGTTATAATAGATATTTTAGAAAATGATCGTCTTGAAGATGGAAATACACCATTGCCTTCAGAAGTTATTGTTGACTTAGATCCAACAACATCAGGTATACAGACTGAACTTATAGTAGCTGGAGAGGGAACATGGACTTATGATGCAATTACAGGATTGTTAACGTTTGACCCGGAAAATGGATTTACAGGTGATCCAACGCCAATTGTCTATGAACTTACAGAGCTAAATACAGGTCTTACAGACACTGCTCTTGTTACAGTAGCATATTTATCACCTAATCTCGACCTCGTTAAAACGGGCGAATATGTTGATGTAAATACTAATGGCGTTGTTGATGCGGGGGATACGATCGAGTATACATTGACAGTAACAAACAATGGAGATGCTATACTTACAGATGTTGTCATCTCAGATCCATTAATAACTCTTACTGGGGCAACAATTGCAACATTGAATATAGGAGAAAGTGCAACTGAGACAGGAACCTATACACTTACTCAAGAGGATATAGATGCTGGAGGTGTGGTAAATATCGCTACAGTTACAGGTACAGATCCTAATAACAATGAGGTTACAGATCTTTCAGATGATCCAAATGATGACACAAATGTAGACAGTGACAGTGACGGTGATTTTGAAGATCCTACAGTAACATTACTTGAACAAAATCCTATTTTAAATCTTACTAAAACTGGAGATTATGTAGATGTTAATGCAGACGGAGTTGTAAATGCTGGGGATCAAATTAATTATGAGTTTATAGCCATTAATTCTGGTAACGTTACTTTATACGATGTTCAAATTATAGATGATATGGTTGAAGTAATAGGAGGAACAGTTACACTGCTACCAAATGAGTCAGCAAGTTTTACAGCAGTCTACACAATTACAGAAGAAGATATTGAGGAGGGACTCGTATTTAATCAAGCTACAGTTATAGGGATGGATGGGAATGATCAAGAAATTTCAGATATTTCTGATGACCCTTCGGATCCTACAGACAATGACCTTGATAATGACGGAGATCCAGATGACCCAACAATTGTGATTTTTGAAGGGGTACTCAGTATAGCAGATGTAGAGGTGTTTAACGGTATTTCTCCAGATGGTGATGGTCGCAATGATTACTTAATCATCCAAGGGATAGAAAACTTTCCTAATAATAATCTTCAGATCTTTAATAGGTGGGGTATAGAAATCTTCACGGTTGATGGCTATAACAATGACGATAGTTCAAAAAGGTGGAATGGTAACTCAAATGCTCGTGTAACTGTAAATTCAAATAATCAAGTGCCTACGGGAACTTACTATTATATCCTGAAGTATGAAACACCAAGTGGAACTCGTAGCAAAGCAGGTTATATTTATGTGAACTAAATATTGGGATAATGCTTTCGCGAAAGCGAAGTCTCAATAAAAACTCCTCTTAGTTATGAGGAACGTAGCGAAAAAACAATGGTTTAAGCTGATCTAAAAACATATAGTATATTGTTTGCAGCGTATATATCATTAAAATGATAAGCATATAATGAAAAAACTACAATTGATTCTAGTGACTATTCTAATCACAATGGTGATGATGGATACGTATGCGCAACAAGACCCTCAGTACACACAATATATGTACAACACGGTGGTGATTAATCCTGCATACGCAGGTAACCGTGGAGTGACAAGTATTGTTGGACTTCATAGAAGCCAGTGGGTGGGGCTTGATGGAGCACCGCGTACGCAAAGCTTTAGTATTCACTCTCCAGTAGGAGAAAAAAATGTTGGATTAGGTTTATCAATTGTAAATGATGCACTGGGTCCTGCACAGGAAACCTATTTTGGCGTAGATTTTAGTTACACAATTAACACCTCAGATAATGGTAGGTTAAGCTTTGGATTAAAAGGTGGAGGACATCTACTAGATGTTGATTTAAGTAAACTTAATATTGCAGACCGATCTGATCCTCGTTTTTCCCAAAATGTAGATAATAAATTTTCACCAGTGATAGGGGCAGGAGTTTACTATCATGGAGAAAAATTTTATGCAGGTATAAGTGTCCCTAACTTAGTAGAGACAGAGCATTTTGACAGAAGTACTAATGATAATAGTTCTTCTAGTTTTGTAGAACAAGAGCGTTTACACTACTATGGAATCATAGGTTACGCATTTGATCTTACAGATCAATTAAAGTTTAAGCCAAGTGCAATGGTTAAAGCAGTGACTGGAGCTCCGTTGCAAGTAGATGCTACAGCAAATTTTCTTTTGATGGAGAAATTGCATATGGGAATTGCATATCGATGGGATGCAGCATGGAGTGGTCTTGTAGGTTTTCAAGTATCAGATAGTATGCTCATAGGTCTTACCTATGATCGTGAGAGTACAGATCTAGGAAACACAGTGTATAACGATGGTAGTTTTGAAGTCTTTTTAAGATTTGAATTATTTAATGAATATGATCGAATGCTTACACCTAGATTTTTCTAAAGTCTTAAGGGTATTCATTTAAATAAACAGTATTATGATGAAAAATACATCTTTAATTCTATTACTTTTTGTAGTTATTAGTGGCTACGCTCAAGAAAATAAAGTAGAGAGAGCAGATAAAAAATTTAACCAGTATGCCTTTGTAGACGCCCGTAAAATTTATTTGGAGGTAGCAGAAAAAGGATATGAATCTGCAGATTTATTTCAAAAAATAGCAGATAGCTATTATTTTAATGGGGAATACGGTCAGGCAGAAGGATGGTATGATAAGTTGGTTAACAACTACCCTAATGAAATAAGGCCAGAGTATTACTTCCGTTTTGCACAGACCTTAAGATCTCTTAAAAACTATGATCGTGCAGATGATATGATGCGTAGGTTTAATGAGCTCAGTGGAGATGACCTAAGAGCAACGCTTTTTGAAGAAGAGCCTAACTATCTAAAAAATATCGAGTACATAAAAAGTAATTATATAATTGAAAATATACGTAGTCTAAATTCAAGGTATTCTGATTTTGCTCCAACAGAATATGAAGGCAGTCTTATTTTTGCCTCTTCTCGGGATACAGGAGGTGTAGTCAAGAAAATACATAAGTGGAATAATGAGCCTTTTTTAGATTTATACGAAACAAGTAAGAAATCAGATTCTGAAGATTACAATCAACCTACCACATTTAGTAAAAATTTAAATACAAAGTTTCACGAAAGTACTACCACATTTACTAAAGATGGTAATACTGTATACTTCACACGAAATAATTTTACAAAAGGAACGTATCGTAAATCTAAAAAGGGGACCAATAAACTTAAGATCTATAAATCTCAAAAAGTGGATGGTAAATGGTCTGTTGCAGAAGAAATGCCATTTAATAGTGATGAATACTCAACAGCTCACCCTACATTAAATGCAGATGATACAAAATTATACTTTGCTTCAGATATGGAGGGCACCGTAGGACTCTCAGATATATGGGTAGTAGCTATCGATAGTAATGGAGATGTTGGAGAACCTTCTAATCTAGGGAGACCTATTAATACAGAAGGTAGAGAGACTTTTCCATTCATGAGTACTTCAGGTGTTCTCTACTTTGCATCAGATGGACATCCTGGGTTAGGGGGGCTTGATATTTTTGCAACGACTCCACGTACAAGTAACGAAAGGATAGAAAAAGTAGATAATGTAGGTGAACCTATTAACAGCTCGTATGATGATTTTACCTTTGTTCTTAATGATGATACTAGAGTAGGTTATTTTGCTTCTAATAGAAAGGAAGGAGTAGGGAGTGATGATATTTATAGGTTTATAAAAGAAGAAGATCCTTGTGTAATTACCATTAATGGTAAAGTAATCGATGAGGATAGCAAAGAAATGATACCAGATGCAACAGTTTCTCTAATTAACCAAAATGGAGATGTGATAGATACAGCAGTTACAACTACAGAGGGAACCTACGTTTTCAATAATGTAACCTGTGAGATGACTTATGTTGTACGGGCCGGAAAAGAAACATACAAGGCATCTGAAGAGATTATTAAGGTAGCAGATGTACCGGGTACAATAACCACAGATTTAGAAATAGGTTTACTACAGAAAAAAGTTGAAGTAGGTGATGATTTGTCTTTAACATTAGACCTAAACCCTATTTATTTTGATTTTGATAAAGCATATATAAGAAAAGATGCTGCATTGGAGTTAGAGAAAGTGATTTCAGTAATGAAACAGTATCCTAATATGATAATAGATGCACGATCACACACAGATAGCCGTGGTGATGACGCCTATAATCTTATGCTATCAGAGAGACGTGCAAAATCAACAATAGAATTTATTATAAGTCAAGGTATTGATAAGAGCAGAATTTCTGGACAAGGATATGGGGAAACAAATTTAGTAAATGACTGCGCAAACGGAGTGCCCTGCTCTGAGGAACAGCATCAACTCAATCGTAGATCTGAATTTATAGTAGTGAAATATTAAATAAAATTTCCTTTCAGCATATTAAACCTCTTTCGTGAAATTGAAAGAGGTTTTTGTTTTACGTACGCTTTCGCGAAAGCAAACTCCATCTCAATAATCCCAGTATAATTACTTTCTCCCTGTAAACAAAACAATTGTCATCTACTAAATACGATAAATATAGAATTTTATAACTAAAAAGTTAGTTTAAACTAACTTTTTAGTTATATTTGAAAAGTCAATACATCACATATGAAGCAATTAACAAAAGCAGAAGAAGAGGTAATGCAACTTTTATGGGTTGCAAAAAAGGCTAATGTTGCAACACTTATAGCAACTATATCAGAGCCTAAACCAGCCTATAATACGATATCTACCATCATTCGCATCTTAGAAAGTAAAGGATTCGTAGGCCACGAGAAAGAGGGCAGA from Dokdonia sp. Hel_I_53 carries:
- a CDS encoding gliding motility-associated C-terminal domain-containing protein, yielding MVPTVVVTSEDCTQDASNVVSNYDTNLTYSSTPTGLVVGAGGVITGGTTGTSYTITAENAATCESVSSSFTYDGDTQLAAPAVPTVVVTSEDCTQDASNVVSNYDANLTYSSTPAGLVVGAGGVITGGTTGTSYTITAENAATCESVSSSFTYDGDTQLAAPAVPTVVVTSEDCTQDASNVVSNYDTNLTYSSTPTGLVVGAGGVITGGTTGTSYTITAENAATCESVSSSFTYDGDTQLAAPAVPTVVVTSEDCTQDASNVVSNYDANLTYSSTPTGLVVGAGGVITGGTTGTSYTITAENAATCESVSSSFTYDGDTQLAAPAVPTVVVTSEDCTQDASNVVSNYDTNLTYSSTPTGLVVGAGGVITGGTTGTSYTITAENAATCESVSSSFTYDGDTQLAAPTISVTTIIQPSCTDLTGSVTFENLPSGVWVLNQIGTVTTSYSGNTPTFTIDDLIAGNYSFTLENNNGCISSNEISITFDSSICANTDDYTSTPIDSSTGGTAGDVTSNDTLGGNAVDDTLITITLNDDDGSGITIDSEGNVVVPPGTTPGSYELSYTICEVAVPTNCDTAIIEIVVNEYTNPPVAVDDTINTAVVGNSVIIDILENDRLEDGNTPLPSEVIVDLDPTTSGIQTELIVAGEGTWTYDAITGLLTFDPENGFTGDPTPIVYELTELNTGLTDTALVTVAYLSPNLDLVKTGEYVDVNTNGVVDAGDTIEYTLTVTNNGDAILTDVVISDPLITLTGATIATLNIGESATETGTYTLTQEDIDAGGVVNIATVTGTDPNNNEVTDLSDDPNDDTNVDSDSDGDFEDPTVTLLEQNPILNLTKTGDYVDVNADGVVNAGDQINYEFIAINSGNVTLYDVQIIDDMVEVIGGTVTLLPNESASFTAVYTITEEDIEEGLVFNQATVIGMDGNDQEISDISDDPSDPTDNDLDNDGDPDDPTIVIFEGVLSIADVEVFNGISPDGDGRNDYLIIQGIENFPNNNLQIFNRWGIEIFTVDGYNNDDSSKRWNGNSNARVTVNSNNQVPTGTYYYILKYETPSGTRSKAGYIYVN
- a CDS encoding type IX secretion system membrane protein PorP/SprF, whose product is MKKLQLILVTILITMVMMDTYAQQDPQYTQYMYNTVVINPAYAGNRGVTSIVGLHRSQWVGLDGAPRTQSFSIHSPVGEKNVGLGLSIVNDALGPAQETYFGVDFSYTINTSDNGRLSFGLKGGGHLLDVDLSKLNIADRSDPRFSQNVDNKFSPVIGAGVYYHGEKFYAGISVPNLVETEHFDRSTNDNSSSSFVEQERLHYYGIIGYAFDLTDQLKFKPSAMVKAVTGAPLQVDATANFLLMEKLHMGIAYRWDAAWSGLVGFQVSDSMLIGLTYDRESTDLGNTVYNDGSFEVFLRFELFNEYDRMLTPRFF
- a CDS encoding BlaI/MecI/CopY family transcriptional regulator; the protein is MKQLTKAEEEVMQLLWVAKKANVATLIATISEPKPAYNTISTIIRILESKGFVGHEKEGRGYLYYPLVTKEAYSNDSMHKMMDNYFNGSFKSMVSFFVKKNDLDVNELESILEEINKK
- a CDS encoding OmpA family protein — translated: MMKNTSLILLLFVVISGYAQENKVERADKKFNQYAFVDARKIYLEVAEKGYESADLFQKIADSYYFNGEYGQAEGWYDKLVNNYPNEIRPEYYFRFAQTLRSLKNYDRADDMMRRFNELSGDDLRATLFEEEPNYLKNIEYIKSNYIIENIRSLNSRYSDFAPTEYEGSLIFASSRDTGGVVKKIHKWNNEPFLDLYETSKKSDSEDYNQPTTFSKNLNTKFHESTTTFTKDGNTVYFTRNNFTKGTYRKSKKGTNKLKIYKSQKVDGKWSVAEEMPFNSDEYSTAHPTLNADDTKLYFASDMEGTVGLSDIWVVAIDSNGDVGEPSNLGRPINTEGRETFPFMSTSGVLYFASDGHPGLGGLDIFATTPRTSNERIEKVDNVGEPINSSYDDFTFVLNDDTRVGYFASNRKEGVGSDDIYRFIKEEDPCVITINGKVIDEDSKEMIPDATVSLINQNGDVIDTAVTTTEGTYVFNNVTCEMTYVVRAGKETYKASEEIIKVADVPGTITTDLEIGLLQKKVEVGDDLSLTLDLNPIYFDFDKAYIRKDAALELEKVISVMKQYPNMIIDARSHTDSRGDDAYNLMLSERRAKSTIEFIISQGIDKSRISGQGYGETNLVNDCANGVPCSEEQHQLNRRSEFIVVKY